One Callithrix jacchus isolate 240 chromosome 4, calJac240_pri, whole genome shotgun sequence genomic window, AGCCAACCTACAAGGGACATCCAGCACAAACCAATAACCAGCTCAGTGGTCTGACCCAGTGGGAGTCAGGGCTGCATTGTTTCTACGCATCTCACTTGTCCTGACTGACCAGCCTCAGGGCTGATGCAGGAACAAGGCTGAGACGGAATCCCGCCCCTCCAAGTGTGCATGGCCAAGATGGAAAGTCCTACATGCAAGGGAAGAGTTCAATAATGCACTATAGGGTCCCTTTCTACAGGTGTGGAGACaaaaaactgtgaaaataaagacacaagacatagagaaaagagagtgtgGGCCCAGGGATCTACTGCCAACCAAAGCATGGAGTCTGGCATTGGCCCCGAGTGCCTGGACattctgacttttattgagtacaaagcaggtGGCAGGTAGGTAGGGGGAGGCAATGGTGGTCGGTGATAGGGTCAGGTAAGTCACGTGTCTTGGAGGCAGGGGCTCAGGATTTTCAAGTAGCCAAGGCAAGGAGAAAATCTAAAGTGTCAGCACTTATTTCATATTTGTCAAGAATATCAAggcattaaaatttatattactattactaATTCTTATCTTAGAAGAAAGAGAGGCGCCAGATGCAGAAGCAGAGCATGAGAGTGGGCATGGAACGtgcactgaagcacagcatcacgtAGAGACAATTAAGCCCCTGGATGTCGGCAGGCTTCCCTGACAGCTGCCAGgcctaccacaagagcttggagaagtggcgttttctcctaactcccccGAGGAAGGAGACGTCTCGGCCATTTTGGATgcctccttccctagctggctaaatgGCCGGTGTTTCCACAGCACTGGCGCAGCCGCTCAGCCAAGGTGCCCTCAGCAGCAGCCCTTACGCAGGCGTGACAGAggacttagagcatcttgccttagggccACCTCTTTCCCAATGCCACTTTAGATCCACACTTCATGACCTGAGACTTATTAGTAAAACTaaagattatataattatatatacgtCTATATTTATGCGTACATGTGAATAGCTATGGgattatgattatatataagaataactatgtaactatatctctaattcttttctaattcaatATTTATATGAGAACAGACAGGCCTCAGACCCTTGCCTCAGCTCTTGCAGGGTTTCCCCCCAACAATGCACAACAAGTAACCGTTAAAGCAAAACTGTAGCCAGGGAGCCACAGAGCAGTTCTGCCCTGAAAGGACAGAAGCATTCTGAGAAGAAGTGGGGCTCCTGGCGCTGGAATGGCCTGGACAGACGCGCTGGAGGAAGGCTCAAGGGGAGGGCTCTGAAGGATGGGGAGGCTCTAGGGGCATGGGGATTACAGATGGAGAAGGTGGGAGAGCAGAGGGGACATGTTGGAGCAAAACACAGCCCAGAGGATTGCAGAGGGGGCAACTGGTGTGAAGTCAGAGCTCCGGAAAACTGAGCTGGAGACAGCCCCTGTCTGTGAGAGAACAAGGGGCCAGATGGGAAATCACCCCTGTTAGAGGAGGAACCTCAGCCCCTCCTGTGCTTCTTTTTGGGGGAAATGCTCTGTAACTGCTTCATTCAAGAATGGTCTCCATGAAGCCTAACTTTGGAGGCTTACTATGGCTTGGTGTCATCACACTTATTTTACATTCTGGAGTAAGACTGATGGCAAAGTCAAAACCATTGCAATTTGCTAATTCTATTTGAGTAATCGCTCTCAATAGCCAGCCACAGGTCCTGACCACACTTCAGCCTTGTCAGCCAGTGCCACTCAGCCAGTGTCAGTCAGTGAGTGTCAGCCAGTGTCAGCCAGCCAGTGTGTCAGTCAGCCGGTGTGTCAGTCAGCCAGTGTCAGTCAGCCAGTGTGTCAGTCAGTGTGTCAGCCAGTCAGCCAGTGTCACTGACTTTGTCTGTCAGTCTTACTCCTGAATGTCACTCAGCCAGTGTGTCAGTCAGCCGGTGTGTCAGTCAGCCAGTGTCAGTCAGCCAGTGTGTCAGTCAGCCGGTGTGTCAGTCAGCCAGTGTCAGCCAGCCAGTGTGTCAGTCAGCCAGTGTGTCAGCCAGTGTCAGTCAGCCAGTGTGTCAGTCAGTGTGTCAGCCAGTCAGCCAGTCAGCCAGTGTCACTGACTTTGTCTGTCAGTCTTACTCCTGAATGTCACTCAGCCAGTGTGTCAGTCAGCCCATGTCAGTCAGCCAGTGTCAGTCAGCTACTGTCAGTTGGCCAGTGTGTCAGTCAGTGTCAGCCAGTGTCAATGTCAGCCAGAGTCAGCCAGTGTAAGTCAGCCAGCATGTCAGTCAGCCCTTGTCAGTCAGCCGGTGTCAGTGTCAGCTAGTGTCAACCACTGTCAGTCAGCCAGTGTCAGTCAGTGTCAGCCAGTGTCAAAGTCAGCCAGTGCCAGCCAGTGTCAGAGTCAGCCAGTGTCAGCCAGTATCAGTCAGTTTCTGTCAGCCAGTGTGTCAGTGTCAGCCAGTGTCACTCAGACAGTATCAGCCAGTGTCAGCTAGTATCAGTCCACCAGTGTCAGTCCACCCATTTCAGTCTGCCAGTGTCAGTCAGCCAATGTGAGTCAGTGTCAGTTGGCCAACATTGTAAGAGTCTGTCAGCCAGTTGGTCAGTGTTCACCAAGCAGTCTGTCAGTGTCAGTCAATTAGTGTCAGCCAGCCAGTCATTGTCAACTGGTCAGACAGGGTCAGTGAATCAGTATCAGCCAGGCAGCCCATCACAGTCAGTCAGTCCATGTCACCCAGCCAGTTAACAAGCACAGTGTTCAGATGGCTTCTGAGCACTGGGCCCATTTGCCTTTCTGTTCATTTACCTAGCACCTTTCCTGTTTCTGGGCATTGGGATAGGTGTGCCATCCCTCCATGAGGACAGAGAGCTGTCCCCAAGAACTCAGGACAAATTAATTGCCCAGCTGGGTCAGGCCCCCAGCCCCATTAATGTGATTCCAGGAGCTTCTTGATCTTAGAGGGCATCTGTTCAGAAGTGACTCAAAGTCACCTTCTGACTCTGCAGAGCCTCTTCCTCCCCGACAGGGGTTTTTGGTGGTATGCCACCGGAGGGGTCCTCTGACCACAGTCCCCACATTGGCGAGGTTAACATGATGATAGCTCTGGCTCTGTGGCAGTGGCCCTTCCACTTTCCTCCCACAGGAGACCATGCTGTCTATGGATGGGCAAAAACAAGGGTTTCCTAACCTAGCTGCCCCTTTCTCAAATAGGACCAGGGTAGAGGGTGGAGGAGGGCGGGGGCCATCCTGAACCTTGTCGCAGTGCCCAGGTTTGCACATTGCTGTGGCCATGCATGTTGTCTGCTTAAACAGTGTCCCCGCTTCTTTGAGGGCActgctcctctcccttccccaagcTCCCACCAGCCATGTGGGTTTGGCCATGAGGTGACAAGCCCAGATATGTCCTCATCCTAGCCAGAGGTGGGCCCGAAATCCGGGCTGAACCAATTGTAGTACTTCCTTGTCCCATGGTGATTGGTCCAGGATGGGCACGTGACCCAAGGCATGCCAATCAGAATCCTTCCCTGGGATCTTTCTGAAACCTTCTCTTGAGTCCTTTAGTTGGAAGAATGTGTGCTTCAGCCGACCAGGAGAATGGCTCTCATTGTGCAGGAAAAACCTTGGAAGGAGAGAATAAACAGAAGGAAACAGGTACAGGATTTAACAGACAAGAGTCCTGATGGTTTTGAGGCTCTAATTCCAGTCAGCTCCACAGCTGCCTTCCACCGCTGGCCTCCTGCCATTTGGTTTTGTGACCCACACTTGTAGCCAAGAGCCTTGGCTAATACAAACTAGAATAACTCTAGAGCTACCCCGACTGACAGAGCTCCCTCATTTGGAAGTGGACGATTCAGAGCGTGATTTGCCTGAGTCCCTTGATTTCTCCCCTCTATCCCCTTCCAGGAAAAGCCAAGGGAGACCCACTTAGTCCTCAGGTAGCTGCAGCAGGCAGACCCTCAGGTAGCAGTTGGGGACCAACACCTGCTCCGATGCCATGGCCTTTTCTAGCTATGAAGTACATGCGTCTTGGCCTCTGacttccttcagttttgttctgagTATACTCAGCACTGAGAATGTTCTCTTGCTTGTCTTTTAGGTAACTCCAGGCAGGCTAGATTCCTAGGCATGTGACCTGTGCATTTGCACAGGGCCCTACACTTAGAAGGAACCCGTGTTTGGTTTCATACTCTGCTGGCATCGTGAAATTGTTACACATTTTGAACAGGGAGCCTTGCGTTTTGATTTTGCACAGAGTCCCACAGATTATGTCGCTGGTCCTGGCTCTGTACAATCCCTCCTGGTAGGCTCTGTGATTCCAAGGAATTGCTCCAGTTCCCAGAACCCCTCTCTTAATTGCCCCAATCTTGTGTCTTCTTTACCTTAAtgcctccctccccccacccctgacTTCTATGGCCttctctccaccccaccccatagGTGGACATTTTCCCCAGAAGCCAGAGCCTCTCTGGCCTCATCTCATGCCAGCTGCAGTTGGGGCACAGCTCCTCAGCTGAGCCCAATGTCAAACCAAAGCTGGATCCAAAGCTGGACCCATTTTATCTGGAAGAATGCCAACTAGAGTGGCTTGTCTTGCTTCTACCCTTCAACCCCTGACATTCTGCAGTTCTGCCCCAATCCCCCTTCCGGAGGCCTCTGGAAAGCTGCCCCAGGGCAAACCCAGGACAGCACAAGCCTCAGGTTTGATCAGTCGAGGAGAGCTCTGCAGCAGGTTTAAACTAGAAGAGCGGCTTCTATAAGAAGGCTTCATAGTTGTAATGAGGATTTTTGAAGTCTAGGAAATGGACAAGCAGCCTGAGTCCTTGGGAACAGCCTGCTGCAAATCCAGCAAAGGGAGGGCCTCGCTGTGGCCTCACTGCTTCCCCTGGAAAAGGTGGATTTGAGCCCCTCACATCCCCCCAGGTGGAACAGCACGGACCCACAACTGCTGAGACCAGTCACAGCCTCAGTCTTCTTCACAcccactttgtctttttttttttttttttttttttgagacagagtctcactctgttgcccaggctggagtgcagtggtgtaagctcagctcactacaacctctacctcccaggttcaagcaattctcctccctcaacctcccaaggagctgggattacaggtgtgtgccaccacacccagctaatttttgtgtttttagtagggacagggtcttaccatgttgaccaagctggtctcaaactcctgacctcatgaaccagccaaaatgctgggattgcagacgtgagccaccgcgcccagcctacaccCACAATTTTTAACAGGACAGACGAATCTAGAGGGAAAGCCAGTAGGAGAAACTAATAGACAATTTGACAATAAATAATCCAGCTGTGGtaaaactgatttatttttgaaGCACAGTAACAGCTATGCAACTAGGAACATTTTATTTACCTGTCCCATCTATGTTTTTGTGTCACAAAGACATATACTAAGACTTTGGAAAAATTCCAAAGGGGATTACACTTGAAACGTGCTGCGttttcacttttttgtgtgtACTTGTCTTATTCACAGTGAACCAAATAAAATAGCTTTACAGCTTACTGAAACTCAGACTTATTCTCAAAGGAAGCAGTTTAAACATTTTCAACTGAAAATCAGCAACACAGTGATTCTACATCAGGAGACTGAGCCGGGAGACAAAAAACAGCTCTAATAGAAAGCgtgtcaaaaagttaaaaataaaaataaaggccccatgcagtggctcatgcctgtaatcccaacactttgggtctctacaaaaaaatagaaaaaatcagcaggatgtggtggtgcacctgtagacccagctactcagaaggctgaggcttgaggattgcttgagcccggggaagtcgaagctgcagtgagccctgatcgcactactgcacttcagccggggtgacagagcggaaccctgtctcaaaaaaataaaattgaaatttgaaaaaaaagccCACACATATCATGAGGAAAATCCAACTTATTTACAAAGAGTGGACCATCTTCAGGACTGAGATTCCAATATGATGTGGTAAAATTGTGGGTGCACCATCCTCTTTGGAAAAAAGGGGGTGAGAAACAGATCTGGCTCAAGCCATGCTAAGAATCTGGTTTAAAAAGATCAAAGGAGTCTCACAGAGAAACCTGACATCACTGTACTCCCCAGGGGTGTCATTTAGCGTGAATGAAAGGGCTAGGAACGCACTTTCCCTGCGGTGCCCCCCGGGCCTGCCAACATTTCATGAAATCTGGTAATAAACTGGCAAGAGTTCTCTCTGCACCAACAGGCTGCAGGGAGCTTGTGGGGCTGGGGGCTGATCTTCCCCTGGGTAGTGCCTTATGCTTGCCCCGAAACTGTCAAGCTACCAAGCTCTCTAGTGAACAAATTAGCCATAGTCTGGCTGGCATAGGGCTGGCATGGGGCTGGCATGGCCAGAATGGGTGGATACTGCCAGGAGCGGCCAGAGCCCCTGAGGATTCGGGGATTGACACTCTGGCAGCACCATCTCACTTCTTAGCCATTGCAAATGGGTAGGCCCCTTCTCTTCAAACTCAGAACAGGAGCTGACTGGAAGAAATGGCACCAGGAAGATGGCAGTAAACTCTATGACTGGGCTCATGTCAGCTTTCTGCTGACCTGTAGATTTCAGAACAAAAGTCCAGACTCACCCAACCCCAGTTTAGCTGTGAAGTGTGGCTCTCATGCttacagtcccagttactcaggaggctgaggcaggaggattgcttgagtccaggagtttgaggctgcagtgagctatgatcatacaaCGGTActcaagagtgagactcttttttttggctgtctcactctgttgccctggctggagtgcagcaggataatctcaactcactgcaagagattctgggttcaagagattctcccacatcagcctcctgagtagctgggactacaggcacatgccaccatgcctggctaattttctatatttttagtagagacagggtttcaccatgttggccaggctggtcttgaactcctgacctcaagtgatttgcctgcctcggcctcccaaagtgctgggattacagacgtgagccaccgcacgagGCTGAGGCtctgtttcttttgaaaagaaggaggagcaggaggaggaagtggcGGCAGTGGATACTCAGTACAGTTGAAGGCTTGTTCTAGAAACTGCCATGAtgaatgtctaaaaaaaaaaaaaaaggaaatacttaatCCTGAGCCAAAAGATGTGGCTAAGtgatgtgtgtgcgtgtgtacataTGTGAGACTGCAtacttgtgtgtgcatgtatttgtgtggtgtggtgtacgtgtgtgtgtgaaggggagtGAAGGCCCCAGAAGGTGGCCTTGGGACAAAGCAATCCTACCACTCATCCCCAGCAAGATACAGCCATGCAATTCGGAGCACAGCAGAGCCCACACCTGAAGTCTGGGCTCCCCTTGCCGGTGGAGTTAGCAATAGCTAACAAGAAAACTTCCAGATGGCAAACCTCCGGTGGCCACCTGACTGCTGTTTCCAACATTATCTGATGTAATGAAATTCAAGACCATTCACCAGTCTTTGTCAAACTTCTGACCACGACCCACACTAAGGTTAGTTACATGACTGCCAAGGGGATAGGAACACAGGCTAGGTAACAAGAGTTCAGACTCGGCCTGATTGTGCAGGGTATGCTCTGACCTGTCCCAGTCTGCTGTATTTGTGGGGGTGACCCACTAAATTGATTTTGTGACCCACTTGTGGATTCCACTGCAGCTTGGAGCTGCAGTCTCCGTGCACGTGGAAAATCACTCCCTCTGCGGAAGTAGGGGGACCTCCCTGAAGCAGGCCCCAGCCTCAGTGAGGATCACCAAATGCCACCAGGCCCCCACCCAACCCCGCTAAGGAGAAGGAAGCAGGCGTCCCTGACCATCTTTAAAGAAACGGGGGCGCCACGGTGGGCCCACTCAGGTCAAGGCTGGCAACCACTGGTCCACCCGTCCAAGATGCAAGGTGAGGCCGGGTCATTCCCTGCAAGAGCGAGGTGGTCCTTTAGGGCTTGCCCAGGGATGCCCGCGTGCTTTGGGATCTCTGCACGAGGAGGATGAGCCTGGCGAAGTCGGAGAGCGTGGGGAACGCGGCCATCACGCGGTCCACGTGGTCGCGCGGAAAGACGCTGTAGAGCGCGAGGCGAGCCTGGGTGCGCGCATCCCCCTCGCCGTCCTTGGCAGAGTACCCTGAGAGTCCCCCAGTGGCGCCATCGCCCCAGGCCGGCTCCGCCCAAGCCAAGCACCCCGGGAAGCGGTCGGAGCTGGGCGGACGGGCCCATGGGTCGTCGGGCGGCCTGCGCCAGGGCAGCAGATCCCCCTGCAGATCCCTGGGGCGGTGTTCGCCCCGCGGCTGGAGCTGCAGGCCGGGCGGGGGCGGGAGGTCGCCCAGGGAGAACGGGTTCTGCGGGCTAGGGAGGCTGGGCGGGCCTGGCCCCGGCGCCCCAAGGCTGGGCAGCTCGGAGGTGGCAGCGCCGCCCGCCCGCGAAGACGGCGAGACCCGGGGCACCAGGCCACCCGCGGACATCCAGTCGGGCCCGCCCAGTCGGGGCGCGAGGCTGCAGGCAGGGCCCGGGGGAGGCGGCCCCAGGGTCCCCGGGTCAGGCGGCCCCAGGGTCCCCGGGTCGTCGCTGAAGGCCAGGCGAGAGAAGCTCCCCCGCAGGGCAGCGAGGTCCAGGGACCCCCGCGCTGGCGGGAGGCTGTGAGCAATCGGCTCCCGGGGGACCGCCCGGGCTCCTGCAGGGCCGCCCGGGGCGCTCGGAGGCCGCGGCTCCTCGGCGCCAGCGTCAGGCCGGGCCCCAGTCTTGGCGCGGAGCTCGTCGGCCACTGCCAGCTGCGCATGGTGCGGCCTCTCCGGGTGGTAGAACTTGCACTTGATGCCGTAGGTGCATTTCTTGCCTGAAAGGGGCAGGGACAGAGAGGGCGCGGCGTGAGGCCGGGGGCGCAGAAGGGCGGCACTGCCTGGTGCATCTAGAGAGTGCAGGCCCGCGGCCTCTCGGTGGAGATTCCTCCAGGCAGGCCCCCAGGCCGCCCGGGACTCCGGGCTGCTGGGCACACTAATCCCAGGGTCCGCAGAGGAGTGCCGATCCCAGGTCCCTTTGACCAGGGACTAAGACCAAATCTCTGGATTCAGACTTTAAGCCTCCACTTCCCCAGGGACCCCGTGGATAGGGCCAGGCTTAGGGAGAGGGCGGTAGGGCGTGGGTGCTCAGGGCATAGGACTGCGCATGCAGTGCCACCTCAGTCCCCAGCGTTCTCCATGTTCCCTGTGCTAACCCTTGCCCTCTCCCTGCACGCTGTTCTAACAGAGTCCTGAACAAATTATCAAGCGTTACCATCCAAACCCAGGGCTTCTGAGAGTGAAAGTGGGCAGGAGGAGCCAGCCTGAATGTATGTACGGTCAcctaattataaaaagaaatgactgaATGTCAACCAAGTCTTACTGAACTTGAAGACATCAGATAACTTGGTGAAGCACGTCACTGAAAGAGCTGGCTAGAAGACTGGCGTCCTCAGGACGCTGGGATAAATGCTTAACTCTCCATGGACAGCAGTGACCACAGTCCATAGGTGGAAGGGTGGGGAGCCGGGCAGAGTGAGGACAGAAGCTGCCAGGGGCCAGGTAAAGGGACTGAGACCTGGAGCTGGGTGTGAGTCCAGACTCCCCGTTTCTCAGACACAACTTTGCTATGTGTGAGACCCCTGTATCTGACCCTGGCAAGAGACCCTCGCCCCCGTGCCATCACCGGCCGGGATGTCAGTTCTACAATAACCCTGTCGGGAAAGTTAACTCTCCAGGGTGGCACAGCTGGAGGGCAGAATTCAGGCAAGTGCTTTTGTCTGTGCTTCTGTACTGCTCCCACACAGGGCCCTGAACAGGGCTGGCGAAGCACTGGGCATTACTCACCATAGGGACAATGCTGCCAGGATGGCTCTGGGGGCTTCGGCTTCCTGCTCAGGAAGTTGCTCAGGGTGGGTCCGTGGCGGCCCAGGGGGTCATCAGGAGGCATGAACCTGGAAAATAAGCACAGAGGCAACTGCAAGACCACCTGGGATTTGGTGCCAGCACCTGTACAAAGGGAGCAGGCCCAAGCTCCCTGAGAGCACCAGGAAGCATTCGGCCCGGGCCCACCATCACCCAACGGATGTCACAGCATCTTCAAGCAAAATCTCCCCTTCACACTGAACCCCATGCAGAGCACACAGCACAGCTCTGGGCCTCTTCGGGTGTTTCTCCTGCTGTGATTCAAGCCAGCAGTGTCAGAATCACCTAGCAACTTAAAAATGCAgtcagctgagtgcagtggttcattcACATgggtagtcccaacactttgggaaggaccccttgagctcaggagttcaagaccagcctgggcaacatagtgaaaccttgtctctataaaaagtttttaaaaagaggcagggcacagtggctcacgcctgtaatcccagcacttagggaggccgaggcaggcagatcacctgaggtcaggagttcaaaaccagcctggccaacatggtgaaactccgtctctactaaaaatacaaaaaattagtgggcgtggtgatgggcgcctgtaatctcagctactccggaggctgaagccggagaatcgtttgaacccaggaggtggaggttgcagtgagccactatcgtgccattgagctccagcctgggcaacaagaatgaatctctgtctaaaaacataataataaaagataatcaGCCAGGTGTCATAGTGAATGTCTTTagatccagctactcgggaggctgaggtgggaggatggctgagcctgggagatggaggctgcagtgagtcatggctcatgccactgcactccagcctaggtgacagagtgagatcctggcaaaaaagtaaatacataaataaattaatttaattaaattaaaaacacagcCTCAGAGCTTCACCCAAGACCTGCTTCATCGGAATCAAGTTGTTCAGGAATCTGCATTTGAAGAACTTCCCAGGTGATTTTTACCCAGGAAAATGGAAGCGTAATTGCTCTAAGGGCTCCTCTGGCTTCCCATTGTCCTCAGCAAAAGGTTAGAAACCTCTATGAGGTTAACAAGCAGTTCCagaaaagctgggcgtggtgtcctgtgcctgtagtcccagctactagggaggagaGAGGATCCCGGGAGGCCAGGAATCCACGCTGGACaactctatctctaaataaacaaacaaaaaacccagttCCAGAAGTTTCAGAGTTATATGGGCTCCTTGAGGCTTAGGTCTCATTTCTCCTGGGTTTCACCCGGTGCCAAACACAGCTCTGGGCTGTGAACCTCCAGGCGAAGAAGTTCAGTGGGAACAGGGAGTTTGGATCAGTGAGGAAGGTGCTGCCTGCACATACAGCCTCCTCACTGACTTAACCTCCTCCTCTGCAAACCCTGGGGGCACAGGGTCTGGTCTGCCCTTCACTCCTCCGTGGCATGGAGCCCTAATGAGGAAGGGAATGCACGCTCACGGGCTCAACAAGGAAAATCCAATTCCTCAGAAGGAAAACACCCCTCGCTGGGTAAGGTCCACTTTTTATATGAATGCTTTTGTTTCCAGAGACACTTCCAGGTCATACAAAGGTTCTGCAGAGAGGTTGGGATTATAAATCGGGGAGGAGATGCTTTTATGGGTGGCTGTCCTTCTAAAAGTCCAGAGTCATGCTGAAGGCTCACTCTGCAGGGAGCTGGATGATCCCCAGCCCTGTGTCACCTCTGCAGCTCAGCTCCCAGCTGCACAACTGGCTTCTCAGAGTTGGGCCTTGACCAAGAATCTGGGGAACCGCCCACTGTGGTTATTAAAAGTTCCCAAAGACTTCCTCTCCTGCTCTCTCAGGAGTAGGAGCTCTGCCAAGAGGGCCCTGTGGACGTGCCCAGGGCACAGGGGGGCGCCCCCGTTCACAAGTGGGCGGCAGGCCCTGCCTTCTGGCAGGCCCATAACGGAGGCCAGTGCATCAAAAGGACTTGGCCCTCGCCCCAGGCTGTCATCAGGACAGAGATGGCCATGCCCCTGAGAGCACAGTGAGGATTTCTGGAGCCCACAGTTACCAGACCAGCCAGTTGACTCCAGGCCACAGCTGGACAGTGAGAGCCACTGGCCTTTTGTAGCTGAAATGACAATGGGGGCTCCCACAAGGCGCTGCTGCCATGCCTCTGC contains:
- the ZC3H12D gene encoding putative ribonuclease ZC3H12D codes for the protein MKAAGDCEDRRDTPCCSCLQGSERRKLGAGPAPVAPGHSMEHPSKMEFFQKLGYDREDVLRVLGKLGEGTLVNDVLQELICMGSRPGSLEHPAAPRLVPRGSCGVPDSAQQGPGTALEEDIGGPASSLRPIVIDGSNVAMSHGNKETFSCRGIKLAVDWFRDRGHTYIKVFVPSWRKDPPRADTPIREQHVLAELERQAVLVYTPSRKVHGKRLVCYDDRYIVKVAYEQDGVIVSNDNYRDLQSENPEWKWFIEQRLLMFSFVNDRFMPPDDPLGRHGPTLSNFLSRKPKPPEPSWQHCPYGKKCTYGIKCKFYHPERPHHAQLAVADELRAKTGARPDAGAEEPRPPSAPGGPAGARAVPREPIAHSLPPARGSLDLAALRGSFSRLAFSDDPGTLGPPDPGTLGPPPPGPACSLAPRLGGPDWMSAGGLVPRVSPSSRAGGAATSELPSLGAPGPGPPSLPSPQNPFSLGDLPPPPGLQLQPRGEHRPRDLQGDLLPWRRPPDDPWARPPSSDRFPGCLAWAEPAWGDGATGGLSGYSAKDGEGDARTQARLALYSVFPRDHVDRVMAAFPTLSDFARLILLVQRSQSTRASLGKP